A single window of Botrytis cinerea B05.10 chromosome 15, complete sequence DNA harbors:
- the Bcirc3 gene encoding Bcirc3: protein MPSTSRGLMGLFSRPWRPAKAQSFIRSYARASTLPRVQQAPVASPRQTIVLRDYQEECIQAVISHLDQGHKRMGVSLATGSGKTVIFTQLIDRVQPHTESATQTLILAHRQELVEQAARHCANAYPNKRIEIEMGKMHASGYADITVASIQSIGSRDRIEKFDPTRFKLILVDEAHHIVAPQYLKVLAHFGLSEKRENSPALVGVSATLSRTDGLKLGAALDQIVYHKDYVDMIEDKWLSGVIFTTVQSKADISSVKKGPNGDFQTGELSQVVNTDQINELTVRTWFAKAKGRKSTIVFCVDLAHVGGLTNKFREYGIDSQFVTGDTPKIERSARLDAFRNGEFPVLINCGVFTEGTDIPNIDCVLLARPTKSRNLLIQMIGRGMRLHPGKENCHIIDMVATLSTGIVTTPTLFGLDPSELVDEANPDDLKSLKERKEEEEERKRKAEDMEAKASPTSAGSNIRTVSFTDYDSVYDLIEDTSVERHIRAISSFAWVCVGSDKYVLSTTNGTYLKIEKESEESKEKFTVTETIAMASLRVSKSKSPFAKPRQLVATETLLDAVHAADTLAAKKYPLQVIAKKAYWRNGPATEGQLMFLNKFRPQDDQLTSADLKKGKAGDMITKLKHGAKGRFSSLEAEKRRAGRSRLKLEQDAVIAKREAVSVGPLLG, encoded by the exons ATGCCTTCTACTTCAAGAGGGTTGATGGGGCTATTTTCAAGGCCATGGCGACCAGCAAAGGCACAAAGCTTCATCAGAAGTTATGCACGAGCTTCCACGCTCCCTAGAGTGCAACAAGCGCCTGTGGCCAGTCCTCGCCAAACCATTGTTTTGAGGGACTACCAGGAGGAATGTATTCAGGCCGTAATTTCTCATCTGGATCAAGGCCACAAACGAATGGGCGTGTCTTTAGCTACTGGAAGTGGGAAGACT GTAATCTTCACACAGCTGATTGATCGAGTCCAACCGCATACTGAAAGCGCAACCCAAACACTGATCTTAGCTCACCGACAAGAACTGGTTGAGCAAGCAGCTCGTCACTGTGCAAATGCTTACCCAAACAAACGAATTGAAATAGAGATGGGTAAAATGCATGCTAGTGGATATGCAGACATTACTGTGGCAAGTATTCAAAGTATTGGATCTCGTGACCGGATCGAGAAGTTCGATCCGACTCGTTTCAAATTGATACTAGTTGACGAGGCACATCATATTGTTGCACCACAATACTTGAAAGTCTTGGCTCATTTTGGACTCTCCGAAAAGCGAGAAAACTCCCCGGCTCTTGTTGGCGTCTCGGCGACTTTGTCTCGTACTGATGGGTTGAAGCTGGGTGCTGCTCTTGATCAGATAGTCTATCACAAAGATTACGTTGATATGATTGAAGACAAATGGCTATCTGGGGTTATCTTCACCACCGTACAGTCGAAAGCTGATATTTCTTCCGTGAAGAAGGGCCCGAATGGAGACTTTCAGACTGGAGAACTATCGCAGGTTGTCAACACTGACCAAATCAATGAGCTTACCGTGCGTACTTGGTTTGCAAAGGCTAAAGGAAGGAAATCTACAATAGTCTTCTGTGTCGATCTCGCTCATGTGGGAGGACTGACTAACAAATTTCGCGAGTACGGAATTGATTCACAGTTCGTAACTGGGGATACTCCAAAGATCGAGCGTAGTGCCAGACTCGATGCTTTCCGAAATGGAGAATTCCCAGTGCTGATTAATTGCGGAGTCTTCACTGAAGGGACTGATATTCCCAATATTGACTGCGTGTTACTGGCAAGGCCTACCAAATCGCGTAATTTGCTCATTCAAATGATTGGCCGAGGTATGCGATTACATCCCGGAAAGGAGAATTGTCATATCATTGATATGGTTGCCACCCTCTCGACTGGTATCGTAACGACGCCAACTCTTTTCGGTCTCGATCCTTCCGAACTCGTTGACGAAGCGAACCCAGATGATTTAAAATCTCTCAAGGAAcgaaaggaagaggaggaagagaggaagagaaaagccGAGGACATGGAAGCTAAAGCCTCTCCAACGTCCGCCGGTTCCAACATCAGGACCGTGAGCTTCACCGATTATGATTCTGTATATGACCTTATCGAAGACACCTCCGTAGAGAGACATATCAGAGCTATCTCCTCATTTGCATGGGTATGCGTTGGCTCAGACAAATATGTGCTGAGTACTACAAATGGAACTTAcctaaaaattgaaaaagaatccGAGGAGTCGAAAGAGAAATTCACTGTCACCGAGACTATTGCCATGGCTAGTCTAAGGGTCTCCAAATCGAAATCACCATTCGCAAAGCCCCGCCAACTTGTCGCTACAGAAACCTTGTTGGATGCCGTTCACGCAGCTGACACTTTGGCGGCCAAGAAATATCCTCTTCAGGTTATTGCTAAAAAGGCTTACTGGAGAAATGGTCCGGCTACAGAGGGGCAATTGATGTTCCTCAATAAGTTCCGACCACAGGATGATCAATTGACCTCCGCAGATCTTAAAAAGGGCAAGGCGGGAGATATGATAACCAAACTCAAGCATGGTGCGAAAGGAAGATTCTCGAGTTTAGAGGCGGAAAAAAGGCGAGCGGGCAGATCACGGTTAAAATTAGAGCAAGACGCTGTTATAGCAAAGAGGGAAGCAGTCAGTGTTGGACCTCTTCTGGGTTGA